One window of bacterium genomic DNA carries:
- a CDS encoding GNAT family N-acetyltransferase, giving the protein MHIATITPERHAEFLDLVDAEIRPDRAKTHAWDDFPLILSPANAAWTLAATAPDGRLAGGIACLIREYSTTSGKVPVAGVGSVVTHPEYRGRGVSTALQNALLTRLRGKNVPLAVLWTDRPEIYAGRGFAPAGWERHVDLAEADLPTELPAGFVARPFAPGDADAVAALYDRHSLRTIRAPGDAATLYTMPGTRGLVAAGEGGGAVAAVFCGKGADFPGYVTEWSGPVGLVVPLLAAARARGWAQHVLVPPGAEQILQPLGRCGAGWGTVPSGCWAILAPDGLGRYLQAAGAGAPRDMGDPVAVLGGVDDEGQPVAGALTLAVWGFDSV; this is encoded by the coding sequence ATGCACATTGCCACGATCACCCCGGAACGCCACGCCGAGTTTCTCGACCTCGTCGATGCAGAGATCAGGCCAGACCGTGCAAAAACCCATGCGTGGGACGATTTCCCCCTCATCCTCAGCCCCGCCAACGCGGCCTGGACCCTCGCCGCGACCGCACCCGACGGCCGTCTGGCCGGCGGCATCGCCTGCCTAATAAGGGAATACTCAACGACTTCCGGGAAGGTGCCCGTAGCGGGCGTCGGCTCGGTGGTGACGCATCCGGAATACCGGGGTCGCGGCGTGAGCACGGCCCTGCAGAACGCCCTGCTGACGCGCTTGCGGGGGAAAAATGTGCCGCTCGCGGTGCTCTGGACCGACCGACCGGAAATTTATGCCGGACGGGGATTCGCTCCCGCCGGCTGGGAACGGCACGTCGACCTGGCCGAGGCCGACCTGCCCACCGAACTGCCCGCCGGCTTCGTCGCCCGGCCGTTCGCGCCCGGCGATGCCGACGCGGTGGCCGCGCTGTACGACCGCCACTCCCTGCGGACGATCCGCGCGCCGGGCGACGCGGCGACGCTGTACACCATGCCGGGCACCCGCGGCCTGGTCGCCGCCGGCGAGGGGGGCGGCGCGGTCGCCGCCGTCTTCTGCGGCAAGGGCGCCGACTTCCCCGGCTACGTCACGGAATGGTCGGGGCCGGTGGGTCTGGTGGTGCCGCTCCTGGCGGCGGCCCGGGCGCGGGGCTGGGCGCAGCATGTGCTCGTGCCGCCCGGGGCGGAGCAGATCCTTCAGCCCCTCGGTCGCTGCGGGGCGGGGTGGGGCACGGTCCCTTCGGGCTGCTGGGCGATCCTGGCGCCGGACGGCCTGGGGCGGTACCTGCAGGCCGCGGGCGCGGGAGCGCCGCGCGACATGGGCGATCCGGTGGCCGTGCTGGGCGGCGTCGACGACGAGGGCCAACCCGTGGCGGGCGCCCTGACTCTGGCCGTGTGGGGGTTCGATTCGGTATGA
- a CDS encoding glycosyltransferase yields the protein MSLGLTLIVRDEAERLGPLLDHHRGLADAVLVVDTGSVDGTAAVARQAGAAVVEHPWRDDFAAARNAGLDALGTDWVLFLDADERIAARDFAAVRAATETGAAAWLQETWNYCGREHLEWRPVSGRYPAEEAGQAGYFVARRVGLFPLRADLRFSGRVHESVLPAVERAGLALRPLDVPVHHYGFAGGAEANAARRERYRRLVALKLADDPDDAAARLEWATVLIEDGEAPRALPVLESLAAESGGRRPVVRGLVLLARLRRESGAAEAARDLLREALRRDPAFLPAHLAAVRGAADDEDWERAESLLRDAAAHGGGDDPRLLQEAVRVHSHRRHLGDALGAAERLVALCPQWHEMRAVADRLRTIIRAGGESAGP from the coding sequence ATGAGCCTGGGCCTGACCCTGATCGTGCGGGACGAGGCGGAGCGACTCGGGCCCCTGCTGGACCACCATCGCGGCCTGGCCGACGCGGTGCTCGTGGTGGACACGGGCTCGGTCGACGGCACCGCCGCCGTAGCCCGGCAGGCCGGCGCGGCGGTGGTGGAACATCCCTGGCGCGACGATTTCGCCGCCGCGCGCAATGCGGGGCTCGACGCCCTGGGGACCGACTGGGTGCTGTTCCTCGATGCGGACGAACGGATCGCCGCGCGGGACTTCGCCGCCGTGCGGGCCGCGACGGAGACGGGCGCGGCGGCCTGGCTGCAGGAGACGTGGAACTACTGCGGCCGCGAGCATCTGGAATGGCGCCCGGTTTCCGGACGGTACCCCGCGGAAGAGGCCGGCCAGGCGGGTTACTTCGTCGCCCGCCGGGTGGGGCTGTTTCCGCTTCGCGCGGACCTGCGCTTCAGCGGGCGGGTGCACGAGTCGGTGTTGCCGGCCGTCGAGCGCGCCGGCCTGGCCCTGCGGCCGCTGGACGTGCCGGTCCATCACTACGGCTTCGCGGGTGGGGCGGAGGCCAACGCCGCCCGGCGCGAACGCTATCGCCGCCTGGTCGCCCTGAAGCTGGCCGATGATCCGGACGATGCGGCCGCCCGTCTCGAGTGGGCGACGGTGCTGATCGAGGACGGCGAGGCGCCGCGGGCGCTGCCGGTGCTCGAATCCCTGGCTGCCGAGTCGGGGGGCCGCCGGCCGGTCGTGCGCGGCCTGGTGCTGCTGGCCCGGCTGCGGCGCGAGTCCGGCGCGGCGGAAGCGGCAAGGGATTTGCTGCGGGAAGCCCTGCGGCGGGATCCGGCTTTCCTGCCCGCCCACCTCGCGGCCGTGCGCGGCGCCGCCGACGACGAGGACTGGGAGCGGGCGGAAAGCCTCCTGCGGGACGCGGCGGCCCACGGCGGCGGCGACGACCCGCGCCTGCTGCAGGAAGCTGTGCGCGTGCACAGCCATCGCCGGCACCTCGGCGACGCGCTCGGCGCCGCCGAGCGGCTGGTCGCTCTCTGTCCGCAATGGCACGAGATGCGGGCGGTCGCCGACCGCCTGCGCACCATCATCCGGGCCGGCGGCGAGTCCGCCGGGCCCTGA